From Hermetia illucens chromosome 6, iHerIll2.2.curated.20191125, whole genome shotgun sequence, one genomic window encodes:
- the LOC119659087 gene encoding E3 SUMO-protein ligase ZBED1-like, producing MSSRAYLNYTYDAYAMHTKTPHTHQYSSATKILSAENRLEPNKNKTIIISGRQRSDVWSYFSQKENVKAVCNICKAEISFKSTITNLKSHLKRKHVGVYTELVSKNCANDNSQNSSGSVIPLESETATINTESAETIPQPNVSVPVIPSASSGQNRVKRQRTIGSYIAKEITSHQKNLIDRDLLDLFVKEFHPFSIVEEPSFRKVIKWIPGYELPSRKTISTTMIPALYQSCVENVRDLVSREAISVCLTTDCWTSANNENYMATTAHFITEGFTFKTVLLKCSYLSGSHTAVHLAEEIKNIILEWNLEGKVNYAISDNATNITKALADILSLKHYGCYAHSLNLIIQRALKELEPTLEKIKKIVTFFKRSSLNNEKLLKFQINSGVSQPKRLIQDVSTKWNSTFYMLRRFIELEEAIRATIALVDRNLPVLTGEEWKTCKEVCNILSPFEEMTNSMSGEKYMTGSAAIVVTRCLKGVCERFARNSTFSAATEKVVSSLRRELTDRFGNIEKIIPLAICTLLDPRYKHHVFQDDSALSAAKTF from the exons ACAAAGATATTAAGTGCTGAAAATAGATTAgaaccaaataaaaataaaacaataatca tTAGCGGTAGGCAACGAAGCGATGTGTGGAgctatttttcacaaaaagaaaaCGTAAAAGCAGTTTGTAATATCTGCAAAGCTGAAATTTCGTTTAAGAGTACAATAACTAATTTAAAAAGCCACCTGAAAAGGAAGCACGTAGGCGTTTATACAGAACTTGTTTCCAAAAATTGTGCAAATGATAATTCGCAGAATAGCAGCGGATCAGTAATACCTCTTGAGTCTGAAACAGCCACCATTAACACCGAAAGCGCAGAAACGATTCCTCAGCCAAATGTATCCGTACCGGTAATACCTTCAGCATCCAGCGGCCAAAATCGAGTAAAACGGCAACGAACAATTGGCTCCTACATTGCTAAAGAAATAACTTCACACCAAAAGAATCTAATTGATCGGGATCTTCTCGATTTATTTGTGAAGGAATTTCATCCATTTAGTATTGTTGAAGAACCTTCCTTTCGGAAGGTCATCAAATGGATTCCCGGATATGAACTTCCTTCAAGGAAGACAATTTCAACAACAATGATACCTGCCCTGTATCAAAGCTGTGTTGAAAATGTTCGAGATTTGGTGTCACGCGAGGCAATATCTGTTTGCTTGACGACAGACTGCTGGACATCTGCCAACAATGAGAATTATATGGCAACAACCGCTCATTTCATAACTGAAGGGTTTACGTTTAAGACTGTATTATTGAAATGCTCTTATTTAAGTGGGAGTCATACGGCCGTTCATCTCGCGGAGgagataaaaaatataatattggaATGGAATTTAGAGGGAAAG GTAAATTATGCTATTTCGGATAATGCAACAAATATTACAAAAGCGTTAGCTGATATATTGAGTTTGAAGCATTATGGCTGCTATGCCCATAGccttaatttaattattcaacGAGCTCTTAAGGAACTGGAGCCAACactagaaaaaattaaaaaaatcgtaACGTTTTTTAAAAGAAGTTCGTTGAACAATGAGAAActcttgaaatttcaaataaattcaggTGTTTCTCAACCAAAACGTTTGATTCAGGATGTGAGTACGAAGTGGAATTCTACCTTTTATATGCTACGTCGGTTCATAGAGCTAGAGGAGGCAATACGAGCGACTATAGCTTTAGTTGACAGGAATTTGCCCGTTCTCACAGGAGAGGAATGGAAGACCTGCAAGGAAGTGTGCAACATATTGAGCCCATTCGAAGAAATGACAAATTCGATGAGTGGCGAAAAATACATGACAGGAAGCGCCGCGATTGTGGTCACCCGGTGTCTTAAAGGTGTTTGCGAACGGTTTGCCCGAAATTCTACCTTCTCTGCAGCGACAGAAAAAGTTGTCAGCTCATTACGTCGGGAATTGACTGATCGATTtggaaatatagaaaaaattatCCCGCTGGCGATTTGCACCCTTCTAGATCCCAGATATAAGCATCATGTTTTTCAAGATGATTCTGCACTTTCCGCGGCTAAAACTTTTTAG